Sequence from the Bacteroidetes bacterium SB0662_bin_6 genome:
CAATGCCGCAGGCAGAAAGAGAATCGCTGCAAGCAGCGTTGCCCCGATGCCCACCACGGCCAACTCGCCGATCGAGCGCAAACCCGGGTGAAAACTCAGCAGCAATCCTGAAAAACCGATCATGGTCGTGAAGGACCCCATGGCGATATGCTCGCCCGTATAACGGAGCACGCGCCGGATGGAACCGGGTCCTTCCTCCCGGTAGCGATGGACCAGATGCACGCCCGCATCGTTGCCGATACCCAGAATGGCGGGAAGTACGATCATGTTATAGAAATTGAGCTGGAGGCCGATGATTTCTATGACAAGAATCATCCATAACACCCCCACCACGAGCGGCGCCGTAGCCAGCGCGACCCACCGCGCTGCACGGAAGTTGATCCACATGAGCAGGATCACCATAATCAGGGCGCCTGCCATCATCCAGGGCGCATCGCTGCGCATCAGCCGCAGCATATCCGCGGCGACAATGGATGGAGAACCCGCGTAGTATGTGCTCCCGTCTTCCGTAACGATCTTTCCCACATCGTCGGCAAATTTCATTGAGGCCCGTCCGTCGGAAAGTCCCACCGAAGGGTATATCACGACAAATCCCCCCAATTCGCCGGTTTTGGACACGAACCGGTTGCGAATACTCTCGGGAAGTTGCTCGATCGCAAGCGGCTGGACCGTCCCCGCTGCACGCTCGACGCGCGCAAGCCCTTCGTCCGTGTCAGCCTGCAGGAACGGGTCGGCAAGCAGCGCACGGATTTGGGCAATGCGAGCCAGCTTGTGCTGCTGTTCCTCATCGGCCATGGGAAACCTTTCCTGAAGCGTTTCCGCCCGATCGATTGTGGGCGACAGCGTATCCGACCGCGCATGCCGTTCGATAGCCTCCTCGACGGCGGGCGCTTCGGACGGATCGTCCACAAGTACATAAGCCGGGTTGCGGCCTCTTGATGGATATACTTCGCCGATGAGATTTCTTTTGGCGTCGTAGGCTTCATACACGGGATCGAGCGCGCCGAAATCGTACTGAAAACCCACCCTCGGAAGAAACGCGAGCGCGGCGATAACCAGCCCTATGCTTCCCAGCACCAGCCCCCGGGAACCGGGAATTCTCCCGTATCCCTGCACGGGCGCCTGCACCCCGGCGCCCGCCTCGAAATTGAGCAGGCGATAGCGCTCGAAAAGGACCAGCAGCGCCGGCATTACGACCGTCATGGCCCCCACGGCAAAAAGAATGCCCGTACCCGCAATGAAACCGAATTCGCTGAACCCGCGGAAATCCGCGCCGGTCAACACATACAGCGCGGCGGCCGTGGTAAAAGCACCCACTGCGATAGCCTTTCCCGTACTGGTGAACGTGCTTTCCGCCGCATCGGCTACCGTACGGCCCAGGCTGCGCTCTTCCGTATAGCGGGCATAAAAATGTATGCCGTAGTCGATCCCGAGACCGAACAGCACAAGCCCAAGCGTCGACGTCATCATATTGAGCATCCCGAAGGCAAACCAGGCCACGCCCAGTGTCCAGGAAAGGCTCATAAGGAGGGGTATCCCGATCAGGCAGGCAAGCGCCGGAATGCGCACCAACTGCGCAACCAGTACACGCCGGGAAAATCGATGACCTGCGCGGGCCGTATATCCCTTGTAGAAAAAATACCCCACCACCAGCAGCAAGACGGCCGTCACGCCCGCTGCAAAGGAATTGAGCACATCGTCGGAAATCGCCCGCACTTCCACGAGTTGGCGCAGAAGCCGTCCTGCCGGCACTACCTGCATTTCCGGATGATAGGCGGTCGGGGTCAATTCCGCAATCAGCGTATCCAGGTCGTCATACAGCGTCTCGATGAATCCTATGTCGGTCTGCGATCCGCTCGGATAGAACCGGAGCGCCATGATCGTACTGTCCTCGTTGACCGGATAGCGCTTTCCGACAATATGATCGTACACTTCCTCGAGGTCCCGCTCCGGATCGTATGCCGCCTCGTCCTCGGATTCGTCCTCTTCGTCGTCCAGATCGAAGAAAAACGGATTGGCCTCCAGTCTCGCATCGCGAATTTCGTCGCGGAGGTACGATTCCAGACTGTCCAGTTCCGCATACGTCGCGAAATACAGGGCGTTTTGCTCCAGAAACGCCGTGTCCTTCTCGAAATCGACCCGATGCAGATACGGTTCGGCCTGCGGCCCCGGCGCAAGGGCCAGCGCACGCGGGATCAACTGCTCGGCGAACGCCTTGTTGGCCTCAAACGACGGGCTCACGATCGCCACGTCCACGGTTGCCTCGCTTCCCACGGTTTCGCGCAGCGCTTCCAGCGCCTGCACACTCGGATAATCACGCGGAACAAGGTTGGAAAAATCCGTGTCGATGCGAAGTTGCCGGGCGAACCAGAAGCCCGCTACGGAAACGACCAGAGCAAGAAGCACCACCGCCCAGGCCTGCCGAACCACCAACCGGATGAAAACGCGCAACGCGTGGGGGAAACGACTCATGGGAGGTTCGTGAGCATAATGTTGTCGAAATCAACCTCCGCCACGGAGTCCGTATTGTCCGAATCGCTCCATAGCGTGATCGCCGTCGGGGCGTTCGGCGGTGCTGTGCCGAATATATTCCGGTAATCCTTCACCACATTGCGCGTGACCTGCACCCATTCGCCCGTTTCCTCAAGCCCGCTGGAAACCACGATGATCTTCACGTTGCCCGTCGAAACCATAGTTTCCCGGGGCAACCCGGTGCTGTACACGTACTTTATGCTGAGCGGACGCCCGAGCCAGTCGGTTTTCGAAAACGATACATAGACGGCTGCGCCGGAGTCGTTGACCCGATCCTCGCGGGCGCCCTCGGGCAAACGGTGGGCGCGCCACGCCCATCGCAGGTACGGCAACTCCGGCAGTTCCCAGTGGAAGGCCTCGGCCGGCAACGAGACGCGCCGTGCCGTACCCGCCGTATAGGCGCGGAGAAAACGATTGCCGTCTTCCCGCATCACAGAGAACCTTCCCGCGTCGTTCATAAACCGGTCCGGCGCTTCAAAGCGGCGTTTCGAGCGGGAAAAGAAGCGCCATGCGGCAGGCACGCCGCCCTCAACCCCCGCTTCGAAGTTCTCCAGTATGACGGTCGTGTCGGGGGGCGCTGTGCATGACGACGGCTCCCCAAAGACCAGCAACAGACCAACTATGGGAAAAAGCGTACTCATACCTGTCGCAGCATGTTATACTGTAGGATGCCCGCCCCGAATATCCGGCCGTCCCTCCTGTGCTTTACGGCAATATCCGGGGAAAGGATACCTGTAGGGATAACGCGGGGGATTGCGAAATGTCTTAATTAGGCAAAAAGTGTTCCTGAATAGAACGCTTTTTACATATTAATGATTTTTTATGACAGATCGGTCCCGGAGCGATCTGTTTCGATCTCGTCTTTCCCTGACCAATCCGAGAGAATGGCAGCATCCGGTGAGGGCGCCGAGGGCATCCCATGGCGGCGCTCCCACCAGACGCTCGACACAAAGAAACACAGGCTGAGAAGGCGATCCACGGCGCTGCGGACCAGCAACATGCCGACCACCTCCGCCACCGGCGCGTCGAGGAACGGGGTAATGCTTGCCCCCGCGCTCACAAATACAAGATCGCTCGA
This genomic interval carries:
- a CDS encoding MMPL family transporter, with the protein product MSRFPHALRVFIRLVVRQAWAVVLLALVVSVAGFWFARQLRIDTDFSNLVPRDYPSVQALEALRETVGSEATVDVAIVSPSFEANKAFAEQLIPRALALAPGPQAEPYLHRVDFEKDTAFLEQNALYFATYAELDSLESYLRDEIRDARLEANPFFFDLDDEEDESEDEAAYDPERDLEEVYDHIVGKRYPVNEDSTIMALRFYPSGSQTDIGFIETLYDDLDTLIAELTPTAYHPEMQVVPAGRLLRQLVEVRAISDDVLNSFAAGVTAVLLLVVGYFFYKGYTARAGHRFSRRVLVAQLVRIPALACLIGIPLLMSLSWTLGVAWFAFGMLNMMTSTLGLVLFGLGIDYGIHFYARYTEERSLGRTVADAAESTFTSTGKAIAVGAFTTAAALYVLTGADFRGFSEFGFIAGTGILFAVGAMTVVMPALLVLFERYRLLNFEAGAGVQAPVQGYGRIPGSRGLVLGSIGLVIAALAFLPRVGFQYDFGALDPVYEAYDAKRNLIGEVYPSRGRNPAYVLVDDPSEAPAVEEAIERHARSDTLSPTIDRAETLQERFPMADEEQQHKLARIAQIRALLADPFLQADTDEGLARVERAAGTVQPLAIEQLPESIRNRFVSKTGELGGFVVIYPSVGLSDGRASMKFADDVGKIVTEDGSTYYAGSPSIVAADMLRLMRSDAPWMMAGALIMVILLMWINFRAARWVALATAPLVVGVLWMILVIEIIGLQLNFYNMIVLPAILGIGNDAGVHLVHRYREEGPGSIRRVLRYTGEHIAMGSFTTMIGFSGLLLSFHPGLRSIGELAVVGIGATLLAAILFLPAALQWLEDRRTPAVVDTGAS
- a CDS encoding DUF3047 domain-containing protein, yielding MSTLFPIVGLLLVFGEPSSCTAPPDTTVILENFEAGVEGGVPAAWRFFSRSKRRFEAPDRFMNDAGRFSVMREDGNRFLRAYTAGTARRVSLPAEAFHWELPELPYLRWAWRAHRLPEGAREDRVNDSGAAVYVSFSKTDWLGRPLSIKYVYSTGLPRETMVSTGNVKIIVVSSGLEETGEWVQVTRNVVKDYRNIFGTAPPNAPTAITLWSDSDNTDSVAEVDFDNIMLTNLP